The window CCTCGGTGCACATCGTCAGCAAGCACATTGGTGAAAAATCCACCACCGAGAACTACAACAGCGGCGCAGCGGTGATCGGCACCGGCCCCTACAAGTTCGTCTCCTACACCCCGGGCGACCGCGTGGTGATGCAGCGTAACGACGACTACTGGAACGGCAAGCCGCTGTGGGAAAAGGTCAACTACCGCTACATCAACAACGGTGCAGCGCGCACTGCAGCGCTGCTCTCGGGCGATGTGGACGTGATCGACAAGGTCTCGGTGTCCGACCTGGCCAAGCTGAAGCAGTCGCCCAACGTCAAGGTCTATCCCTACAACGGCCTGCGCGTGCTGCTGATCCAGCCGAGTTTCCATCAAGGCCCCAGCCCCTTCATCACCGACAACAACGGCAAGCAGCTGGACAAGAACCCGCTGCTGGATGTGCGCGTGCGCCGCGCCATGTCGCTGGCCATCAACCGCAAGGCCTTGATCGACCGCATCCTGCAGGGCGCAGCCACCGAGGCCAACCAATGGATGCCGGCCGACACCTTCGGCTACAACCCGGAGATCAAGAACATCCCCTTCGACGCCGCACAGGCCAAGAAGCTGCTGGCCGACGCCGGCTTCCCCGACGGTTTCAAGCTGACCATCCACGTGCCCAACGACCGCTATCCGCAAGCGCCGGAGACCATGCAGGCCGTGGCCCAGTTCTGGACCCGCATCGGCATCAAGACCCAGGTCGAAGTACTGCCCTGGGCGGCGTATTCCTCGCGCGCCAACAAGAACGAGTTCGCCGTCTCGGTGCTGGCCTGGGGTAACGGTACGGGCGAAGCCAGTTACGCGCTGGTCAACGTGCTGGGTTCGGTCGATCCCAAGAAGGGCATCGGCGCTTCCAACTGGAACCACTACAGCAGCCCCGCCGTGGACAAGGCCCTGGCCGATTCCACCGCTGAATTCGATGCGGCCAAGCGCGAAGCCATCCTGCGCGGCGCCGCCAAGACCGTCTCGGAGGAAGTGGGCGTGATTCCGCTGTACCACTACCAGAACATCTGGGCCGCCAAGAAGGGCCTGAAGGTCACCCCCATCAGCAGCGACCGCACCACCGCCATGATGGTGACCGAGGACAAGAAGTAAGGCCATGCCCAACTTCTCCATCGACGTCAGCCCGGCCGACGACCTGATCGACGTGCCTCGCCGCATCATCGTGCGGGGTGCGCATCCGGGCGAGCCGGTGCGGATTTCTTCCGCCACGCTGCGCAATGGAACGCAGTGGCGCAGCACGGCCTGCTACATCGCGGACGCCCATGGCAATGTGGATGTGAGCATGAACCCGGCCATCGACGGCGACTACTACGGCATCGACCCGATGGGTCTGCTGTGGTCGCAGAAGCCGGTGCAGGCCGGGCGGCGCGATCAGTTCCATGCCGATGTGATGGCGCCGCTGGAAACCACGCTGACCGTTTCTGCACTGGAGCAGCCGGGACTGCCACCCTGCACCCCGGCCAGCACGAGGCTGGTGCAGCGCCTGGCCGGCGCGGGTGTGACCCGCCGTGAAGTGCGCGAACTGGGCCTGGTCGGCACGCTCTTCCTGCCAGCCACGCCCGGGCCGCATCCCGCCGTGATGATCCTCAACGGATCGGGTGGCGGCATCAACGAGCCACGCGCGGCGCTGTATGCGTCGCGCGGTTACGCAGCCTTTGCACTGGCCTACTTCAAGGCGCCGGGCCTGTCGGATTACATCTCCAACACACCGCTGGAATATTTCGAGCGCGGCCTTGACTGGTTGCGCGCCGAAGTCAGTCCCTTGCATGACTTCGTCGCCATCAGCGGCCAGTCGCGTGGCGGCGAACTGGTCTTGCTGCTGGGGGCGACCTTCCCGCAGAAGGTCTCGGCGGTGTTGGCCTATGTCCCCAGCGCACTGGTACACAGCGGCCAGAACGCCGCCGATCCGACGATCGGCCGCGAAGGCCCGACCTGGCTGCTGCGCGGCCAGCCGCTGCCACACCAGTGGCAGGACAATCGGACCGCCAGCTGGGCGCCCTTCGACGAGGGCCCCGCACCGCATCGTCATGAACTGGCCATGCTGACCGCCTTGCAGGACGAAGAGGCGGTGGCGCGTGCGCGCATTCCGGTCGAAAAAATCGCCGCGCCCGTGTTGCTGCTGTCGGCCACCGATGACGGCTCCTGGCCTTCCAGCCTGTATTGCGGCATGGTGCGCGACAAGCTCGCCGAAGTCGCCCATCCGTGGCCGGTGCTGTGGCGCAATTACGCCAATGCCGGCCATTCCATCCTGTTCCCGTTCGTGCCGACCACGCAGACCACCTATGCCCACCCGGTATCCGGGCGCATCAGCACCGGTGGCGGCGAGGCGGCGGCGAACGCTCGCGCTGATCTCGACTCCTGGCAGCAGGCGCAGCATTTCCTGCGCGACGCGCTGACCAGGCATTCATCCCCCAAGGAGACTTCATGACTACCCCCGTCTACGACATCCACGCCGATGTCATCGACCAACTCGCCGGCCTGTCCGTCGGCAGTGCGCTGCATAGCCTGCGGCACCAGCGCGACAAGGTCGCGGTGGCCTCGCAAGGCAGCTACGACACCCTGTTCGATCCGGCCCTGGAAGGCATCGGCCTGGACGAACGCCTGCTGGTGGCGCTGTACGCCTGCCGCCTGGCCGGTGCAGACGACCTGGTGGCCCACTATCGTGCGCGCGCGTTGGTGATCTCGGTGGAGGCGGCGCAACTGGCCGCCGCCGAGACCGGCGAGCCCGAACAACTGCCCGAAGGTCGCCTGCGCGCCATGCTGGTCTTCACGCGCGCGCTCACGCAGCGTCCGGTGGAAGGCGACAAGGCCGCCATCGAAAAGCTGCCCGCTGCCGGCATCAGCACGCCCGCCGTGGTGGCGTTGTCGCAGCTGATCGCCTTCGTGTCCTATCAATTGCGCGTGGTCGCTGGCCTGAAGGCCATGCGTGCTGCCGCTGCCCAGTAAGGAGAGCCGCATGAGCGACATCATCAAGGCCAACGGTTTTACCAATGAAACCCTGGAGTGGGATGCCTGGCTGGACGTGATCCAGCTGGAGGCGGCCAGTGCAGACCAGATCAAGGTGCTGGAAGAAAGCCATCCCAAGGCCAAGACCTCGGACTACTACCTGTTCCTGGCGCACCAGCCCGACATCCTGCGCCAGCGTTCGGCCGCCTTCAACGCCATCATGTACGCGCCCGGCGGCCTGCCGCGCGCCGAGCGCGAGCTGGGCTCGCTGGTGGTCTCGCGCATCAATGGCTGCGTGTATTGCGCCTCGGTGCATGCACAGCGTTTCGAACAGTTGGCCAAGCGTAACGATACGGTGCGCCAGGTCTTCGACACGCCTTATGGCGCTGGCGTGGATGCGCGCGAGCGGGCCATCGCCAAGTTCTCTGCCGAGCTGACCGAGACGCCGGGTGATGTCAGCGCAGCGCAGATCAAGGCGCTCTATGACGTCGGCCTGAGCGAGCTGGAAGTGCTGGACCTGATCCATTCGGTGGCCATTTTTGCCTGGGCCAATCGCCTCATGCTCAATCTGGGCGAGCCGGTGTTTGCCGATGGCAGCAAGGCCGAAGCGAAGTAAGGCATTTGCGTGCTGACGCAATCATGTTGACGCAGTCATTTCCATAAGGAGACAGGGATGCACATTCCGGATCATCTGGTCTATGCCCAGACCCATGAGTGGGTCAAGCTCGAAGACGATGGCACGCTGACCATCGGCATTACCGATTTTGGCCAGGAGCAGTTGGGGCCGCTGGTGTATGTGGACATGCCGGCGGTGGGCAAGGTCTTGGCGCGCGGCGCGGAGTCGGGCATCGTCGAATCCAACAAGACGGCGTCGGACCTGCATGCGCCGGTCGATGGCGAGGTTGTCGCCGTCAACGAGCTGCTGGTAGAGACGCCCGACGCCATCAATGGCGCGCCGTATGAGCAATGGATCTTCAAGCTCAAGCCGGCCGCGCCGTTCTCGGCAGAGGGCTTCCTCGATGCGGCGGGCTATCTCAAGCTCATTTCCTGACGCGCTGGTTCGTTCAGGAAGCCGAAGCGGCGGCGCGGATATCGAAGGCGCCGCCGGTCTGTGCGCGGTCACGCAAGGTGACGGCGTTCTTGCCCAAGAGCGGGAAGACCAGTTCGGCGAAGCGGATCGCTTCTTCCAGGTGCGGGTAGCCGGACAGCACGAAGGTATCCACGCCCAGGTCCGCATATTCCTGCAGGCGTTCGGCCACCGTGGTGGCGTCGCCCACCAGCGAGGTGCCGGCCCCGCCGCGCACCAGTCCCACGCCGGCCCACAGGTTGGGGGCGATTTCCAGCTTGTCGCGGCGGCCGCCGTGCAGGGCGGCCATTCTCTGTTGTCCGACTGAATCCATCCTGGCGTAGTTCTGCTGGGCGCGGGCGATGTCTTCGTCGGTGAGTTTGCTGATGAGGCGTTCGGCTGCCGTCCAGGCTTCGGCGGTGGTTTCGCGCACGATGGCGTGCAGGCGTACGCCGAAGCGCACGGTGCGGCCTTGTCTGGCGGCGCGTTCGCGCACGTCGTCGATCTTCTGTCTGACCGCGGCTGGGGGTTCGCCCCAGGTGAGGTAGGCGTCTACGTGTTTGGCGGCGAGGTCGTGGGCGGCGGGGGAGGAGCCGCCGAAGTAGAGCGGTGGGTAGGGCTGTTGCACGGCGGGGTGGAACAGCTGGCCGTTGCGGATGCGGAAGTGTTTGCCTTCGTAGTTGACGGTTTCGCCCTGGAGCAGCTTGCGCCAGATGGTGAGGTATTCGTCGGCGGCTTCGTAGCGTTCGTCGTGCTTGAGGAAGACGCCGTCGGCTTCGAGTTCGGTGGCGTCGCCGCCGGGGACGACATTGAGCAGCAGGCGGCCGTTCAAGGCCTGGTCCAGGGTGGCGGCTTGTCTTGCTGAGGGGCCGGGGCCGCCTAGCGATGTTCTTAGCGCTACCAGCAGTTTGATGCGCTGGGTCACGGGGACCAGGCTGGCGGCTACTACCCATGGGTCCAGGCAGGAGGCGCCGGTGGGAATCAACAGGCCGTCATAACCCAATGTCTCGCTGGTGACGGCGATCTGGCGCATGTACTCCAGCGTGGGGGCGCGGCCGAAGTCGGATTTGCCCAGGTAGCGGGTGTCGCCTGAGGTGGGGAGGAACCAGAAGAGTTCTAATGACATGCCGTGTTTCCTTTTGCATAGATTTGGGACGTTGGCGTTATTAGAGCGCTCTGGTTCGATTGTGGCTAAGAATGTTTTCTTCTTTTCTTAGTTGGTTTTTGGTTGATGTGGGCTTGGCGGGGTGTTGTTGTGGTTGTTAGGTTTTGGGTAGTCTGCACGGAATTTCTTCCTGCGCTCTAGCTTAATGTTTATCTTTCTCCGGTCGTGAGGACGCGCCGGGAGCGGCCCGGCAGCCGCTCACTTTTCTTGTCTCGCCAAGAAAAGTAAGCAAAAGAAGGCGACCCCTAAGATCCAGCCCTCCTTCGGAGGGTTCCCGCCGCAGTGGAGCGAAAAGTGGGAAAAATAGAGTCGCTTCGCTCCGACTATTTTTCTGATCCACTTTTCGCTCCACTGCGGCGGCTGGCTCTAAGGGGAAAAACCTGAACGGGCTCGCCTTCGGCCTCGCACTTCTCCTACTCGCCTTCGGCTTTGGCTGGGGACGGTGCGCCTTCGATACGTCGCTTCGCGACTACTCAGTCCGAACGGGGGGAAATAATTTAGAAGAAAAACAAAGGCTGGAAAGCGAAAGAGAAAGAGAAGAGGAAGAGGAAGAGGAAGAGGAAGAGGAAGAAAAACTAAAAAGTACGGAAAGTATGTGATCGAAGAGAGTCGATGCGTCAGCGAGCCCCCGGCGATGCCGAAGGCGAGCCGGACCGGCCGTCCGCTTCTGACCCGCCGCGTCAGCGCGCATAAAAACGGATCAGAAAAATAGTCGGAGCGAAGCGACTCTATTTTTCCCGTTTTTATGCGCGCTGACGCGGGGACCCTCCGAAGGAGGGCGGGGCAGTAGCGGTCGCCTTCTTTTGCTTACTTTTCTTGGCGAGACAAGAAAAGTGAGCGGCTGCCGGGCCGCCCCCGGCGCGTTCTCCCGACCGGAGAAAGAAAGTAATTAAGCTAGAGCGCAGGAAAGCATTCTGTGCAGACTACCCAAAACCTAACAACCACCAAACCACTCCGCCAAGACAAGACAAGACAATACAAGACAAGAGCAAGCATCAACCACCAGCAAACATCAACGAAGCCCCCCGATATTCAGCCAGCCATCTGGCAAACAGCTGAGCCTCAGAACCAGCCTGAGCATTGATCCCGAGATAGTAGGGCGCCAAGGTCAAGCGCAAGTCAGGGAAGGGACACACCAGTCGCCCGGAACGAAGATCATTGTCCGCCAGCGAAACAGGCGACAAGGCCACCCCCAGCCCATCCACCACCGCCTGCAACACAAAATGCACATGATCGAAATGCAGCATCGCCTGAGAACGCGACCGCTTCAATCCCGCCAGCTTGCGCCAGTCCTCCCAGTCATTGCGCCGACTGCGCGAGAGTAGCACCGTATGCCTGGCCAGCCCGGACACATCTTCCAGCGGCATCGCCTGCAACAGTGCAGGAGAAGCCACCAGCACCAGCTCATCCTCCATGAAGCGCTGCACCTTCAGCGTCTCCGGCCAGTTGGTCTCCCCCCGGCGGACCGCGATATCAAACGAAGAACCCGCCTTGCCCACCGTCGCCGTACTGGTCACCACCTGCGGCGCAATGCCCGGATAACGCTCCACGAAATCGGAAAGATGCGGAATCAGCCAGCGCACCGCAAAGGAAGGCCGCACATTGATCACCACCGTGCGCGTCGGTGCGTCGCGCATCACCCGCCGCGCGGCATTGGCCAGGATCTCCAGCGCCGGGCTGGCCTCCTCGAAGAACTGCCGACCCCGCTCCGTCAGCAACACCTGCCGCGTGCGCCGCTCAAACAGCGGCATGCCGAGATAGCCTTCGAGATTCTTGATCTGGCGACTGATGGCGCCATGCGTGACATTGAGCTCGTGCGCCGCAAGCGTAAAACTCTGGTGACGGGCCGCAGCCAGAAACGCGCGGATGGCGTTGAGCGGAAGGGTGAGATCGGCCATGCGTCAGATATTATCACGCATGCCCGGAATTAATATCGGTTGTCAGCCCCCGCGCGCGCGGCGCATCATCAGCGCCATGACCACGCCAGACCTCCGCCAGGCCGACCTCCACTCGCGCCACGCCGCCATGTCGCTCTCGGCCGCCTTGCCCTGCGATATCGTCCTCTACCTGCTCCTGCCGATGTACGCCGACCAGTTCCACATCAGCCTGGCCGAGGCCGGTGTGCTGCTGGCGGCCAACCGGCTGGTGCGCATCGCCGGCTATCGCTGGGTCGCGCGCTTCTACGCCCAGCGCGGTGATCGTCCCACCTGCACCTTGGCGGTCTGCGCCGCGATCGTGTGCGCCCTCGGCTATACGGCGGCCAGCGGTTTCTGGGCATTGCTGCCGCTGCGCCTGCTGTGGGGCATGGCCTTCGCCGGCCTCAATCTTTCCACCCAGGCCATGTCCACCTCCAACCCGCAAGGCGCGGCGCGACGCTCGGGGCGCTCGCGGGGCGTGATCGCCATCGGGCCCATGCTGTGGCTGCCGACGGCGGCGCTGCTGGCGCCACACATCGGGCCGCGCCTGGTGTTCGCGCTGGTGGCGGCGACGGCGCTGCTGGGCCTGCTGGCCGCGCGGCGCCTGCCGCAGCACGCCTACGCACCGCCGCAGCCGCGCCGCTGGAAGCTGCCCAATGCGCTGGACTGGTGGTCTTTCCTGGAGGGCTTGACGCTGGATGGACTCTTCATCGTGGGCCTGGCCTACATGAGCAAGCAGTCTTTCGGCGCCGATGGCGAACTGGTGGCCGGGGTGCTGATGGCCTTGCGCTATGCCGGAGAGATCGTCCTCAGTCCCCTGGGCGGATGGCTGGCCGAACGTTTCGGGGCGGTCAAGGTGCTGGTGACGCTGTCGCTGGCCACCTGCGTGGCCCTGGTCGGTTTCGGGGGTGGGCTGCT is drawn from Herbaspirillum seropedicae and contains these coding sequences:
- a CDS encoding MFS transporter, which encodes MTTPDLRQADLHSRHAAMSLSAALPCDIVLYLLLPMYADQFHISLAEAGVLLAANRLVRIAGYRWVARFYAQRGDRPTCTLAVCAAIVCALGYTAASGFWALLPLRLLWGMAFAGLNLSTQAMSTSNPQGAARRSGRSRGVIAIGPMLWLPTAALLAPHIGPRLVFALVAATALLGLLAARRLPQHAYAPPQPRRWKLPNALDWWSFLEGLTLDGLFIVGLAYMSKQSFGADGELVAGVLMALRYAGEIVLSPLGGWLAERFGAVKVLVTLSLATCVALVGFGGGLLWLFAGVIVILRALQLPLLAPIVAARTAPEQRVHALAGRAIWRDIGAGMGPMLAGLLLPVMSSLWLYSLAASALALAAIACGGAPAPVPSVSVSSQG
- the gcvH gene encoding glycine cleavage system protein GcvH, with amino-acid sequence MHIPDHLVYAQTHEWVKLEDDGTLTIGITDFGQEQLGPLVYVDMPAVGKVLARGAESGIVESNKTASDLHAPVDGEVVAVNELLVETPDAINGAPYEQWIFKLKPAAPFSAEGFLDAAGYLKLIS
- a CDS encoding CMD domain protein; translation: MTTPVYDIHADVIDQLAGLSVGSALHSLRHQRDKVAVASQGSYDTLFDPALEGIGLDERLLVALYACRLAGADDLVAHYRARALVISVEAAQLAAAETGEPEQLPEGRLRAMLVFTRALTQRPVEGDKAAIEKLPAAGISTPAVVALSQLIAFVSYQLRVVAGLKAMRAAAAQ
- a CDS encoding acyl-CoA thioesterase/BAAT N-terminal domain-containing protein — encoded protein: MPNFSIDVSPADDLIDVPRRIIVRGAHPGEPVRISSATLRNGTQWRSTACYIADAHGNVDVSMNPAIDGDYYGIDPMGLLWSQKPVQAGRRDQFHADVMAPLETTLTVSALEQPGLPPCTPASTRLVQRLAGAGVTRREVRELGLVGTLFLPATPGPHPAVMILNGSGGGINEPRAALYASRGYAAFALAYFKAPGLSDYISNTPLEYFERGLDWLRAEVSPLHDFVAISGQSRGGELVLLLGATFPQKVSAVLAYVPSALVHSGQNAADPTIGREGPTWLLRGQPLPHQWQDNRTASWAPFDEGPAPHRHELAMLTALQDEEAVARARIPVEKIAAPVLLLSATDDGSWPSSLYCGMVRDKLAEVAHPWPVLWRNYANAGHSILFPFVPTTQTTYAHPVSGRISTGGGEAAANARADLDSWQQAQHFLRDALTRHSSPKETS
- the ssuD gene encoding FMNH2-dependent alkanesulfonate monooxygenase; the encoded protein is MSLELFWFLPTSGDTRYLGKSDFGRAPTLEYMRQIAVTSETLGYDGLLIPTGASCLDPWVVAASLVPVTQRIKLLVALRTSLGGPGPSARQAATLDQALNGRLLLNVVPGGDATELEADGVFLKHDERYEAADEYLTIWRKLLQGETVNYEGKHFRIRNGQLFHPAVQQPYPPLYFGGSSPAAHDLAAKHVDAYLTWGEPPAAVRQKIDDVRERAARQGRTVRFGVRLHAIVRETTAEAWTAAERLISKLTDEDIARAQQNYARMDSVGQQRMAALHGGRRDKLEIAPNLWAGVGLVRGGAGTSLVGDATTVAERLQEYADLGVDTFVLSGYPHLEEAIRFAELVFPLLGKNAVTLRDRAQTGGAFDIRAAASAS
- a CDS encoding ABC transporter substrate-binding protein; amino-acid sequence: MKKTLLTRLLAIALTGAALAAAADAAHAQNLNIAFADPLSSLDPQLNNHAGDRSVDLHFWDLLVQNDYNKLVPGLAVSWKNIDPKTWEFKLRPNVKWQDGKPFTADDVIFSYQRARAVPGSVATFAGYLRTVESVTAKDPLTLVIKTNIPNPDLPLNLASVHIVSKHIGEKSTTENYNSGAAVIGTGPYKFVSYTPGDRVVMQRNDDYWNGKPLWEKVNYRYINNGAARTAALLSGDVDVIDKVSVSDLAKLKQSPNVKVYPYNGLRVLLIQPSFHQGPSPFITDNNGKQLDKNPLLDVRVRRAMSLAINRKALIDRILQGAATEANQWMPADTFGYNPEIKNIPFDAAQAKKLLADAGFPDGFKLTIHVPNDRYPQAPETMQAVAQFWTRIGIKTQVEVLPWAAYSSRANKNEFAVSVLAWGNGTGEASYALVNVLGSVDPKKGIGASNWNHYSSPAVDKALADSTAEFDAAKREAILRGAAKTVSEEVGVIPLYHYQNIWAAKKGLKVTPISSDRTTAMMVTEDKK
- a CDS encoding LysR substrate-binding domain-containing protein, encoding MADLTLPLNAIRAFLAAARHQSFTLAAHELNVTHGAISRQIKNLEGYLGMPLFERRTRQVLLTERGRQFFEEASPALEILANAARRVMRDAPTRTVVINVRPSFAVRWLIPHLSDFVERYPGIAPQVVTSTATVGKAGSSFDIAVRRGETNWPETLKVQRFMEDELVLVASPALLQAMPLEDVSGLARHTVLLSRSRRNDWEDWRKLAGLKRSRSQAMLHFDHVHFVLQAVVDGLGVALSPVSLADNDLRSGRLVCPFPDLRLTLAPYYLGINAQAGSEAQLFARWLAEYRGASLMFAGG
- a CDS encoding peroxidase-related enzyme (This protein belongs to a clade of uncharacterized proteins related to peroxidases such as the alkylhydroperoxidase AhpD.): MSDIIKANGFTNETLEWDAWLDVIQLEAASADQIKVLEESHPKAKTSDYYLFLAHQPDILRQRSAAFNAIMYAPGGLPRAERELGSLVVSRINGCVYCASVHAQRFEQLAKRNDTVRQVFDTPYGAGVDARERAIAKFSAELTETPGDVSAAQIKALYDVGLSELEVLDLIHSVAIFAWANRLMLNLGEPVFADGSKAEAK